One Frankia alni ACN14a DNA window includes the following coding sequences:
- a CDS encoding nSTAND1 domain-containing NTPase, with the protein MTVARVFVSHASSDVELADRIYRTLADLGHRAFLARDIRTGIRPGEVWKERLHQELRAADAVICVVTEAYNTSPWCAYEIGIAHEVGSLLLPLRAQAGVASPLLDDRQHVAVVDNGGWIGDLDGPLRRVDAAGGLGWAWDRSPFPGLRPFTRDMARVFYGRADELRRLAHRLRALSDRRLLLVVGGSGCGKSSLVTAGLTARLGAEPGWEIADPFLPGRDPTRKLALALAQTAIRVGLRWEPGEIHQRLVADDRALVGLAEELLSAGYGQPRDRLLLVVDQGEELFTRADAAERARFAGVLSRGLDGPIRVVIAVRSEFQDQLFALPELHGAHLHTFPLRPLARDMLSVVITEPARVAGLSVEPELVSQMVADTDGGEALPLLAFTLHELARNQTRGGRLSAQRYEELGGVRGALARRADAVLDEAVAAARLPRAEILAGMAELATLDEGGRRTRRRIEVAELPSEAMRTAFGVFVEQRLLSTASDSLGGAGVGVVHEALLSVWPPLDAAIREREAALLSEGQVERAAAAWAHGGPLWDVDRLTAATTILWGSYDRFRAGGRAVVNLNNAGQRFLAECHCRVEAARHRERRRRRRTIAVLAALLAVTLAGAATAGWQGVSARQAQHSAERAQRAVIAQALLTRADDVSATDRIRALRLSLAAWAVHPDAASQERLQTLASSRTALANGSPVTAVAFSRDGKLLATGGADASVLLWSVAAGPDQPRRVGLPLTGLRSQVTAVTFSADGRQLVATGFDRTRMAWDIGDSARPRPVDPVAPALGPVDTCVDRSPAAPVEAVGEELGGVSLWSAGGGAGNRRLLGWLPAGPGEARAVRFSPDGSILAVGSGRGVRLWDARTAARLPPATADAADLIGRPALDACASETEKDEVRRDREGRESREGRSGPAGDGADTSARDARDARDAQDSRNARDSLDPPAPSLRPIGQPLTGHTHAVFSLAFSQDGSVLASGGNDGMLRLWRVSTVNASRRQVVAAACAEAGGGLDASSWQFYLPGVPYRPTCER; encoded by the coding sequence ATGACAGTGGCACGCGTCTTCGTCAGCCACGCCAGCTCGGACGTGGAGTTGGCCGACCGGATCTACCGCACGCTGGCCGATCTCGGCCATCGGGCATTCCTGGCCCGCGACATCCGGACGGGAATCCGGCCGGGTGAGGTCTGGAAGGAGCGCCTGCACCAGGAGCTGCGGGCCGCGGACGCCGTCATCTGTGTCGTGACCGAGGCCTACAACACCTCCCCCTGGTGCGCCTACGAAATCGGCATCGCCCACGAGGTCGGGAGCCTGCTGCTGCCGCTGCGGGCGCAGGCGGGGGTGGCCTCGCCGCTGCTCGACGACCGCCAGCACGTCGCCGTCGTCGACAACGGCGGCTGGATCGGCGATCTGGACGGCCCGCTGCGGCGGGTGGACGCCGCCGGCGGCCTGGGCTGGGCGTGGGATCGCTCGCCGTTCCCGGGGCTGCGGCCGTTCACCCGGGACATGGCCCGCGTCTTCTACGGGCGTGCCGACGAGCTGCGTCGGCTCGCCCACCGGCTGCGCGCGCTGAGCGACCGGCGGCTGCTGCTCGTCGTCGGCGGGTCCGGGTGCGGCAAGTCGTCGCTGGTCACGGCGGGGTTGACGGCGCGGCTGGGGGCCGAGCCCGGCTGGGAGATCGCCGATCCGTTCCTGCCGGGCCGCGACCCGACCCGCAAGCTGGCGCTGGCGTTGGCGCAGACGGCGATCCGCGTCGGGCTGCGCTGGGAGCCGGGCGAGATCCACCAGCGGCTGGTCGCCGACGACCGCGCCCTCGTCGGGCTCGCCGAGGAACTGCTGAGCGCGGGCTACGGCCAGCCCCGGGACCGGCTGCTGCTCGTCGTCGACCAGGGCGAGGAGCTGTTCACCCGCGCCGACGCCGCCGAGCGGGCCCGGTTCGCCGGAGTTCTCTCCCGCGGGCTCGACGGCCCCATCCGCGTCGTCATCGCGGTCCGGTCGGAGTTCCAGGACCAGTTGTTCGCCCTGCCCGAGCTGCACGGCGCCCACCTGCACACCTTTCCGCTGCGGCCGCTGGCGCGCGACATGCTCAGCGTCGTGATCACCGAGCCGGCCCGGGTCGCCGGGCTGTCGGTGGAGCCGGAGCTGGTCAGCCAGATGGTCGCCGACACCGACGGCGGCGAGGCGCTGCCGTTGCTGGCCTTCACCCTGCACGAGCTGGCCCGCAACCAGACCCGCGGCGGGCGGCTGTCCGCACAGCGCTACGAGGAGCTCGGCGGGGTGCGCGGCGCGCTGGCGCGCCGGGCGGACGCCGTGCTCGACGAGGCGGTGGCCGCCGCCCGCCTGCCCCGAGCGGAGATCCTCGCCGGTATGGCGGAGCTTGCCACCCTGGACGAGGGGGGCCGGCGTACCCGGCGCCGCATCGAGGTGGCGGAACTGCCGTCGGAGGCCATGCGCACCGCGTTCGGCGTCTTCGTGGAACAGCGGCTGCTGTCGACGGCCAGCGACAGCCTCGGCGGTGCCGGGGTCGGCGTCGTCCACGAGGCGCTGCTGTCCGTCTGGCCGCCGCTGGACGCCGCGATCCGCGAGCGGGAGGCCGCGCTGCTCAGCGAGGGGCAGGTCGAGCGGGCCGCCGCGGCCTGGGCACACGGCGGCCCGCTGTGGGACGTCGACCGGCTCACCGCCGCCACGACCATCCTGTGGGGGTCCTACGACCGTTTCCGCGCGGGCGGGCGGGCGGTCGTGAACCTCAACAACGCCGGGCAGCGGTTCCTCGCCGAGTGCCACTGCCGCGTCGAGGCGGCGCGTCACCGGGAGCGCCGGCGCCGGCGCCGGACGATCGCGGTGCTGGCCGCCCTGCTCGCGGTGACGCTCGCCGGCGCCGCGACCGCCGGCTGGCAGGGCGTCTCCGCCCGGCAGGCACAACACTCCGCCGAGCGTGCCCAGCGGGCGGTGATCGCCCAGGCCCTGCTGACCAGGGCGGATGACGTGAGCGCGACGGACCGGATCCGCGCGCTGCGGCTGTCACTCGCCGCCTGGGCGGTGCATCCGGACGCCGCCAGCCAGGAGCGCCTCCAGACCCTCGCCAGCAGCCGGACGGCGCTGGCCAACGGCAGCCCCGTCACCGCCGTGGCGTTCTCCCGCGACGGAAAGCTGCTGGCCACCGGCGGTGCAGACGCATCAGTGCTGCTGTGGTCGGTCGCGGCCGGCCCGGACCAGCCGCGGCGCGTCGGGCTGCCGCTGACGGGCCTGCGCAGTCAGGTGACCGCGGTGACGTTCTCGGCGGACGGGCGGCAGCTGGTCGCGACCGGCTTCGACCGCACCCGGATGGCCTGGGACATCGGCGACTCGGCGCGGCCACGGCCGGTCGACCCGGTAGCCCCCGCCCTCGGACCGGTCGACACCTGCGTCGACCGATCCCCCGCCGCCCCCGTCGAGGCGGTCGGCGAGGAGCTCGGCGGGGTCAGCCTGTGGTCCGCCGGCGGCGGGGCCGGCAACCGCCGCCTCCTGGGCTGGCTGCCCGCCGGCCCCGGGGAGGCGCGGGCAGTCAGGTTCTCCCCCGACGGCAGCATTCTCGCCGTCGGCTCTGGGCGCGGGGTACGCCTGTGGGACGCCCGCACCGCCGCCCGGCTTCCCCCCGCCACCGCGGACGCCGCGGACCTCATCGGTCGCCCGGCCCTCGACGCCTGCGCGAGCGAGACGGAGAAGGACGAGGTCCGCCGGGACCGGGAAGGACGGGAGAGTCGAGAGGGTCGGAGCGGACCAGCCGGCGACGGTGCGGACACCTCCGCCCGCGACGCCCGCGACGCCCGCGACGCCCAGGACAGCCGCAACGCCCGGGACAGCCTCGACCCGCCGGCGCCCAGCCTGCGCCCCATCGGGCAGCCGCTGACGGGCCACACCCATGCGGTGTTCTCGCTCGCCTTCTCCCAGGACGGCAGCGTGCTGGCCTCGGGGGGCAACGACGGCATGCTCCGGCTGTGGCGGGTGTCCACCGTGAACGCGTCCCGGCGGCAGGTGGTCGCCGCCGCCTGCGCCGAGGCCGGGGGCGGGCTGGACGCCTCGTCGTGGCAGTTCTACCTGCCCGGCGTCCCCTACCGCCCCACCTGCGAGCGATGA